The Anomalospiza imberbis isolate Cuckoo-Finch-1a 21T00152 chromosome 7, ASM3175350v1, whole genome shotgun sequence genome has a window encoding:
- the CDK5R2 gene encoding cyclin-dependent kinase 5 activator 2, with product MGTVLSLSPAASSGKGGGGGGLLAEKAPGRVPGKGESRLKRPGVLISALTWKRLVAASAKKKKSTKKVTPKPGGGAPGGAPGQPDPLVVQRNRENLRKSVVGPADGAKQGPLAVPVPTVPSAPQDLHPGSGGGKPPPPPPPAGSRPPGSPRRVVVQASTGELLRCLGDFVCRRCYRLKELSPGELISWFRSVDRSLLLQGWQDQGFITPANLVFVYLLCREALRGEDIGSQAELQAAFLTCLYLAYSYMGNEISYPLKPFLVEGDKGRFWERCLGIIQRLSAKMLRINADPHYFTQLFQDLKSEGEGGDGSKHWTISLDR from the coding sequence ATGGGCACGgtgctctccctctcccccGCCGCCTCCTCGGGCaagggcggcggcggcggggggctgCTGGCCGAGAAGGCGCCGGGAAGGGTGCCGGGCAAGGGCGAGAGCCGGCTGAAGCGCCCCGGCGTGCTCATCTCGGCGCTAACCTGGAAGCGGCTGGTGGCCGCCTCGgccaagaagaagaaaagcaccAAGAAGGTGACGCCGAagcccggcggcggggccccgGGGGGGGCCCCGGGCCAGCCCGACCCGCTGGTGGTGCAGCGCAACCGCGAGAACTTGCGCAAGTCGGTGGTGGGGCCGGCCGACGGTGCCAAGCAGGGCCCGCTGGCCGTGCCGGTGCCCACAGTGCCCTCGGCGCCGCAGGATCTGCACCCGGGCTCCGGCGGGGGAaagccgccgccgccaccgccgccggCCGGCAGCCGCCCCCCGGGATCTCCGCGCCGCGTGGTGGTGCAGGCGTCCACCGGCGAGCTGCTGCGCTGCTTGGGGGACTTCGTGTGCCGCCGCTGCTACCGCCTGAAGGAGCTGAGCCCCGGCGAACTCATCTCATGGTTTCGCAGCGTGGACCGctcgctgctgctgcagggctggcaggaccAGGGCTTCATCACCCCGGCCAACCTGGTGTTTGTCTACCTGCTGTGCCGGGAAGCGCTGCGGGGCGAAGACATCGGGAGCCAGGCGGAGCTGCAGGCCGCCTTCCTCACCTGCCTCTATCTCGCCTATTCCTACATGGGCAACGAGATCTCCTACCCGCTGAAGCCCTTCCTGGTGGAGGGAGACAAGGGGCGCTTCTGGGAGCGCTGCCTGGGCATCATCCAGCGCCTCAGCGCCAAGATGCTGCGAATCAACGCGGACCCGCACTACTTCACGCAACTCTTCCAGGACCTCAAGAGCGAGGGCGAGGGCGGAGACGGGTCCAAGCACTGGACGATCAGCCTGGACCGTTAG
- the FEV gene encoding protein FEV: protein MRHGTGAVPLLLNMYLPDPVGETLFKDGKSQAWGSLSPGVQKGSGQIQLWQFLLELLSDRSNLNCIAWEGTNGEFKLIDPDEVARRWGERKSKPNMNYDKLSRALRYYYDKNIMTKVHGKRYAYKFDFHGLAQVCQPTTPDHTLYKFQGNLAPLPFSGISKLNLMTSGVTPAGFSYWPGSSPSLYPGHGLQPSASFSAMAASHLNNMNNHYH, encoded by the exons ATGAGACACGGCACCGGAGCGGTGCCACTGCTGCTCAACATGTACCTGCCAG atCCAGTCGGGGAAACTTTGTTCAAAGACGGGAAGAGCCAGGCGTGGGGGTCTCTCAGCCCCGGCGTGCAGAAAG GCAGCGGGCAGATCCAGCTGTGGCAGTTcttgctggagctgctttcGGACCGGTCCAACCTGAACTGCATCGCCTGGGAAGGCACAAACGGGGAGTTCAAGCTGATCGACCCTGACGAGGTGGCGCGGCGCTGGGGTGAGCGGAAGAGCAAACCCAACATGAATTACGACAAGCTGAGCCGTGCGCTGCGCTACTACTACGACAAGAACATCATGACCAAGGTCCATGGCAAGCGCTACGCCTACAAGTTTGACTTCCACGGGCTGGCACAGGTGTGCCAGCCAACCACCCCCGATCACACTCTCTACAAATTCCAGGGCAACCtggcaccgctgcccttctcgGGCATCTCCAAACTCAATCTCATGACCTCGGGAGTGACACCAGCTGGCTTCTCCTactggcctggctccagcccgTCCCTCTACCCTGGGCatgggctccagccctcagcctCGTTCAGCGCCATGGCAGCCTCCCACCTCAACAACATGAACAACCATTACCATTAG